TGTTGCTGGACTTACCAAATCGTTTGCTAGTGAAATGGGCGCATATAATGTCCAAGTTAATGCAATTGCACCTGGATATATTAAAACTGCAAATACTGCTCCGATTCGTGCTGATAAAGCTCGTAATCAAGAAATTTTGGACAGAATTCCTGCAGGTCACTGGGCAGAACCTTCTGAATTAATGGGAGTTGCAGTATTCTTAGCTAGTGCTGCTGCTAACTATGTCAATGGTGTTATCTTCCCAGTAGATGGTGGTTACTTAGTAAGATAGTATAAAGAAAAAGCGGCAGAAATGTCGCTTTTTTTATTGTTTAAATTATTAAAGGGTAAAAAATTGAAAATAAAAATAAGCTTAAAGGATACTTTTGATAAGACTATTACAGGAGTTAGTGACGATGATCTTTGTGTTTTGCCGTTTAAAAAAAGATTTCAAGATGGTGATTATTATGAAGTAAATGTCGAGCACGCTCCCGTGTACTTGATGGTACAGTTAGATGCTGTACTTAATCCAACACTAATATATTTGGCAAAACCCAATTGGCGATATAAAATTCCGATGAATTTAGAACGCTACTCGGCTTTACCAGACGGGGCGTTTACTGGAGAACATCACTATGCTTGCGTTCGAAAAGCAGAAGATTATGAAATAAATGCTTATCAAAATTTAGCTCGTAATAGCCACGATCAAAGACAAGAATCGGGCGCATATCCGCATATTTCAGCTAATGCAGAAACTAGGGGAGAAGAACCTTTTTTAGTAAAAAATGTAATAGACGGTTATTTAGCCAATAAAGGTCATGGCAGATTTCCGTTTCAATCTTGGGGTATTGATGCAAGAGATGACGCAAAATTAAAATTAGACTTTGGTCGCCTAGTGAATATTGCAAAAATTGGTATTCAGTTAAGAGCAGATTATCCGCACGACAGTTATTGGACTAAAGCTACTATTAAGTTTTCGAATAACAATAAGCAAATTGTTGATTTAGTAAAAACAGCAAAAATTCAATATTTTGTAGTTAACCAAGAAAATGTAAGTTTCTTAAGCATTAATAATCTAATCAGAGATTCTCAAGGTGATCCTGATTCATTCCCGTCGTTAAGTCAGTTAATTGTGTTAGGTAAGAATAAATAAGTATGAGGTAAGGCTTCGAAATTAAATTTCGAAGCTTTTTATAATAAAAAAGTATTGCAATTTTGAATCCGGTTTCATATAATTATATCTAGACAAGTGAACAAAAATAAACAAAAATAAACAAAATCGAAAAACTTGTCTAATTGGAAAGGAAGTTTATATTTTGAGCATAAATAGTTTGTTTTCACCAGAATCAGTATTTGTTAGTGAAAAGACAAGTTCAGAAGCTATTTTTAAGGAAGTTTCCAACAAATTATTTGACGAAAAATGTGTTAAGGAAGCTTTTTTCTCCGAAATTTTGAAGAGAGAAAAATTATATCCTACTGGCATTGATACGTCACCAATTTCTGAAAACTTACCTAATATTGCTGTTCCTCATACTGAAGGTGAATTTGTTACTACAAGACTAATTGTGCCGGTGGCATTGAAGACACCGGTTTGCTTTAAAAATATGATTGCACCAGATCAGGATTTGCAAGTTAAATTCTTGTTTATGATCTTAAATAATGATCCTGAGGGGCAGGCTAATATATTAGCTCAAATTATGGATTTCTTGCGTTTGACTCCAGTTTCAAAATTACAAAAGTTATTTAATTTCACTTCAACTGATAAAATTTATCAGTTTATGAGTGAAAATTTTAAAAAATAGGAGGTTTGTTTCTATGAGTAGACAAGTTAAGTTTATTGCGGCATGTGGTGCAGGAGTAAATTCATCGCATCAAATCAAGGATGCTGTTGAAGCAGAAATGAGAAAACGTGGCTACAACGTTAAAGTTGATGCTTATATGATTAAGGATGTTAATGAAGATTTATTGTCAAAATATGATGGCTATTTGACAATTGCTAAGACTGATCTTTCATTTACACCTAAAATTCCTTTGATTGATGCAGGACCAATTTTGTATCGTATTCCTGCAATGGCAAAACCAGTTTATGATAATGTGGAAAAAGTTGTTAAAGAAATTAATTAAGTAAAATCTTTCTGAAAGGAAATAAAAATGAATGGGATTATTAATTTTGCTAACTCACTTTTTAAGCCATTAATTGATATGGGTGCTGCAACAATTATGTTAATTGTTTTAACATTAATTGCTATTTTATTTAAAGTAAAATTTAGTAAGGCACTTGAAGGTGGTATGAAATTAGCGATTGCGATTACAGCTATCGGTAATATTATGAACATGTTAACTACATCGTTCCAAAAGCCGATGCAGCAATTCGTTCAACATACAGGAATTCACATGGATATGCAGGATATGGGGTGGGCTCCTCTAGCAACGATTACTTGGGGATCGCCGTATACACTCTTTTATCTTCTAGTTCTGATTGTGTTAAATGTTGTACTACTTGTCTTAGATAAAACCAATACATTAGATGTCGATATTTTTGATGTTTGGCACTTAGCATTTGATGGGCTGTTCTGTGTTTATGTTGGTGCTCCACTTTGGTTATCAACATTATTGGTATTATTCATTGGTACAATGAAGATTATTAATTCTGATTTAATGAAGCCAACTTTTAATGATCTTCTTGATGCCCCTGAGGGCAACCCAATGACCACTACACACATGAACTATATGATGAATCCAATTATCATGGTCTTTAACAAGTTCTTTGATAAATGCTTACCATGGTTAGATAAGTTTGACTTTGACTCCACTAAGTTAAATGAAAAGATTGGCTTTTGGGGTAGTAGATTTGCAATTGGTGTTTATTTAGGTGTCTTTGTATCCTTACTTGCTGGTAACAATTTTGCTACCGAAGAAGGTTGGAAAGATATGTTCACTCTATCATTTGTAGGTGGTTCATGTATTGAACTGTTCTCAGTAATTGGATCATGGTTTATTGCTTCAGTTGAACCATTATCACAAGGTATTGCTGATTTTGCTACCAAGAAATTCTCTGGCCGTACATTCAACATTGGACTTGACTGGCCATTCTTAGCTGGCCGTTCAGAAATTTGGGCAGCAGCTAATGTTTTGGCACCAATTATGATGCTTGAAGCTATGATTCTTCCAGGGAACAGATTGATGCCTTTAGGTGGTATTATTGCCATGGGTGTAACCCCAGCTTTGCTAGTAGTTACTCGTGGTAAGATTATTCGGATGATTATTATCGGAACAATTGAATTACCTATCTTCCTTTGGGCTGGTACAATGGTTGGTCCATTTGTAACTAATATGGCTCATTCAGTAGGTGCTGCAATTCCTGCACATACAATGGTTTCAGATACTACTATGGAAGGACCTGTTGAAAAATACTTGGCTTACTTAGTAGGTAATGCATGGAAGCAACATGGTATGTTTATTGTTTATGCTCTACTTGCACTTGCTGCTTATTTACTATTATTCATGTGGTACGCTAAAGAAATGAAGAAGCGTAATGCTGAATATGCTGCAGCTGCTAAAAAATAATTACTGTAGGTGATTAAATGAAAAAGGTTAAAGTTACTTCAAAAGAAAAGGCAAGAAGAAATAGGTTGTTCATGTGGGCAATGTTTGTGGTTGTTATCAATTTATTACAATTAATTTTGAAGAATTGGATTACAAATTTAATTGCAATGATTGGTACAATTTATGCCTTATATAAAATTGTAGTTTATGATAATCCTAAGAATCACCTTAGCCAAAAGTATTACGATTGGAAGGGTAACAAATTAAGTAATAAGAATTAAGTATGATGTAGTTGATAATCTGTTTATTAAAGCAAGCAATTTCAAATATAGATATTTATATATGTAATCGCTTGCAATGAGAGACAGGCTGTATTACAATAAGTATGAATTGAATAGATGGATTGTTACTATTAAATTAGGCAAAACCGCAAATCACAATTTGGGTAAATAAGCTCAACTTGAGAATTGCGGTTTTTCTTTTTTCAAAAGAAGGCTGAGCGATGTTTAAAGTAGTTCAAGTGTTGAACAATAATGTGGCCGTTGTTCGTGATAACGATGATGAGCAAGAAATTGTTATGGGTAGAGGATTAGCCTTTCAAAAAAAGAAGGGTGACATAATCGCTGATACCAAAGTAGCCAAAGTTTTTGCATTACAAGATTCGCATACTGTTTCGGACTTAACGACGCTTTTAGCTAATATTCCATTGGACTTTATCACTGAAAGCTATGACTTGATTAAACGAGCTCAAGATAAATATGGTTTTCAAGTGGAAACGTATATTAATGTCACTCTGACAACCCACCTGTTTGCCGCATACCAACGTATGCAGCGTCATGAGGAGACCATTAATTATTTACCTGATTTAAGTTCTAATTATCCGTTGGCTTACCAAATTGCAGATGACTTTATGACCTACTTTCAAAAGGAATTGGGTATCAGTTTTCCTAGTTATGAAAAAAAGAGCATTGCACTTCACTTCATAAATGCGCATATTGATCAACCCGAGCATAAGTCTCGTTATCCTAATCCCAACAGTCAAGTGGTTGAAATTGTTGAAAAAGAATTAGCTCGTAATCATTTAGTACGCAATTCTAAAAATGATGGCGATTTTGATCGTTTGTTAATTCATTTAAAGTATTTTGTTGTTCGATTGCATGATCCACAAAATAAAGAATTAATTGTTTCGCAAAAGATGATTGCTGAAATTAAAGCTGAATATTCACAGGCTTGGGCAATTGTTGATAGGATAACGGAGCAGATTAGGCAGAAGTTAAATGTTAGTCTTTCAATGACAGAAAAAATGTATTTAACAATTCATATTGAGCGTTTATTACAGGAGGAAAAAGATGACATCCGAATCTAAAATTACTAAAGAAGAAATTTCGATGACAGGTTTTGCTATTGTGGCTTATGCAGGGGATGCCAGGACCTATCTAATGCAGGCAATGGATAAAGCAAGTCTGGGAAAGATTACTGAGGCAAAGGATTTAGTCAAAAAGGCAGAAGAATCAATTAATCTAGCTCATAATGAGCAAACTAAGTTACTCAGTAAAGAGGCAGACGGCAATGATCTGGACGTGACTTTTATTATGGTTCATGGTCAAGACACCTTGATGACCACGATGCTGTTAAAGGATGAAATGAAAACCATCATTGATTTGTATGAAAGAGTTAATAATTTGGAAGGAAAACCAATTGAATAAAAAACCAAAGTTTAGTTAATTTTTTGGGAGGAGAAAAAATGAATGGCTTTACAAAAGTAATGGATAAAATGAAACCATCTTTTGAAAAAATAGCAGCTAACCCATATGTTTCTGCTATCAGAGATGGGTTCATCGCAGCCATGCCAATAATTTTATTTTCAAGTTTGTTTACGTTATTTGCATATGTTCCAAATTCTTGGGGCTTTTATTGGCCTAAAGAAGTAGAAAATGCGATTATGCTGCCATATAACTATTCAATGGGGCTGTTAGGATTATTTGTAACTGCAACTTGTGCTAAAAACTTAACGGATTACAAGAATACTGGCTTGCCTAAAACTAACCAAATTAATGCAATGAATGTTATTTTAGCAGCTGAAATTTCGTTTATTATTATTGCAATTAAGGTTGGTAAAACAGGAATTGACTTGACATTTTTGGGTACACAAGGATTGATTGCATCTTATATTGTTGGCTTGATTATACCTAATATTTATTCTGTTTGTGTTAAGCATAATATTACAATTAATATGCCAGACCAAGTACCGCAAAATATTTCTCAAACTTTTAAAGATATTTTTCCAATGGCATTTTCAGTTGGTCTGTTTTGGATAATTCAAATGGTTTTAGCTAAAGCATTTGGTGCTAACTTATCTGAATGTATTATTAACTTGCTTTCACCATTGTTTAGAGCCGGCGATACTTATGGCGGGTTAGCATTAATTGCCGGTGCGATGGCTTTCTTCTGGTTTATTGGTGTTCAAGGGCCATCAATTGTTACGCCAGCCGTTGCTGCGATTGAAATGTCTAATGTTGGTTTAAACCAACAGTTAATGCATGCTGGTGTCCAAGCAACTCATGTTTTAGTTCTTAATACACAAGATTATGTTATGAATATGGGTGGTACTGGTTCTACTCTGATTGTTCCGTTCCTATTTTTATTACTTGCAAAGTCAGAGCAAAATAAGGCAGTTGGTAAAGCGGCTGTTATCCCTGGTTGCTTTTCAGTTAATGAACCAATTCTGTTTGGTGCACCAATTATTATGAACCCAGTCTTTTTCGTTCCGTTTTTGATAACGCCAATGTTTAATGTCTGCTTGTTTAAGTTCTTTGTTTCTACTTTACATATGAACAGTATTATTGCCACATTGCCATGGACGGTTCCGGCACCTATTGGGATTATTGTCGGTACAGGTTTTGCACCATTATCATTTGTTTATGTGATTTTAGCATTGATTGCGGATGTTTTGATTTGGCTCCCATTCTTCCGCTTTTATGACAATGACTTGTACAAGAAGGAACAAGCAGATGCAGCTAAATTAGTTACCGCTACTGATACACCTGCTCAAGCTGTTACAGAAAATGTAAGTCTTAACAGTGAAACGACTACTGAAACTCAAACTGCTTCAGATGAAACCTTAACCCAGGACACTAATATTATGGTGATTTGTGCAGGGGGTGGTACTTCTGGCATTTTGGCTAAAGCTTTGAACAAAATGGCCAAAGAACGTAATTTACCGTTACACGCTGCAGCTCGTGCTTACGGGCAACACATGGATATTATTCATGATATGGATTTAATTATTTTAGCGCCACAAATGGACAGCATGAAGGATAATTTAGCACAGATTGCCAATAATGACGGTAGTAAGCTGGTCACAACAACTGGACGCCAATATATCGAACTAACGCAGAATCCAGATCAAGCTTTCCAATTCGTAATGGACAGTTTAAAAAATGATGAGGGAGATAAATAATGACCGAGTTTAAATTTCCTGATAATTTCTATTTTGGTGGTGCAACCGCAGCTTATCAGTGCGAGGGTGCTACCAATGAAGATGGCAAAGGAGAAGTGATTTGGGATAAATATTTGCGTGAACAAAATACGATTAATCCTAATCCATCATGTGACTTTTATCATCGTTATTCTGAAGATTTGGCTTTATGCAACAAGTTTAAGATTAATGCAATTCGTGTTTCGATTGATTGGGCCCGAATTTTTCCGAATGGGACAGGTCAAGTAGAGCCACGTGGTGTAGCGTATTATCACCATGTCTTTCAAGAATGCCACAAAAATGGTGTTGAGCCATTTGTAACTTTACATCATTTTGATACGCCGCAGAGTTTACAGGACAAGGGAGGCTGGTTATCGCAAGAAATGCTTGATGCCTTTCTTGCATATGCCAAGTTCTGTTTTAAAGAATATCAAAATGAAGTTAATTATTGGATAACGATTAATGAGCCAACTTCAATGGCTTGTCAGCAGTATGTTAGTGGTACTTTCCCACCAGCTTATCACGATCAGTTTTCTAAATGTTTTCAAGCAGAATATAATCAAAATTTAGTGCATGCTAAGATTGTTAACGCTTATAAAGAAGCTGGTTATAAGGGGAAAATCGGTATTGTTCATGCTTTACAGACAGTTTATCCAGCTTCTGATAGCTTGGGAGATCAACATGCTGCTGCCTTAAAAGACGTTCTAGAAAACCGATTTTACTTGGATGGTACTTTATCTGGAAAATATTCTGAAAAAACTTTAGCTTTAATAAAAGAAATTATTACTGCAAACGATCAGGAAATGATTGCGATAAAAGCTAAAGATGAAAGGATTTTACAAAAAGCCGCACGGCAATTAGATTTTGTTGGTGTAAATTATTATTTCTCTAAGTTTATGAAAGAATACCATGGTGAGACTGAGATCAGTCATAATGGCACGGGTCAAAAGGGGACAGATGTCAATCGAATGAAGGGTGTGGGTGAAGAAGTTCATCCACAAGATTTGCCTGCGACAGATTGGGATTGGATAATTTATCCACAAGGAATACTTGATCAGCTCAAACGAATAAATGATAATTATCCGTTGGTTCATGAGATTTATATTACCGAAAATGGGATGGGCTATAAGGATAAATTTGTTAGTCCAGATAAATTGATTGATGACACTCCAAGGATCAAATATTTACACGATCATTTAGAAAAAATAGCTGAGGCAATTGAAGCAGGAATACCTGTTTGTGGTTACTTTGTTTGGTCTTTACAAGATATGTTTTCTTGGACAAATGGTTATTCAAAGCGCTACGGCCTGTTTTATGTTGATTTTAAAACTCAAGCAAGATATCCTAAGGCGAGTGCATATTGGTATAAGAAATTAGCAGAAACTAGAGAGTTACCAAAAAAGTAAAACTTGAATATTAATTAAAAGAAGGCAAAGTTCGCCTTCTTTTTTATTTGTGAAACTGGTAATAATTACTGTAAAACATCATTGCAAATAAGCGCTTTCTTTGTTAGAATTTTAAGTGGTATCAACCAGCTGCAAAGGAGGCGTTGCCAATGCAAAAACCATTATATCGGCAAGTTATTTCAGATTTAGAAAAAAGAATTGGCCAACTAAAGCCAAATGATAAGTTACCCAGTGAGCGGCAGTTGTTAATGCAGTATTCTGTTAGTCGCAATACGATTAGATTAGCGCTGCAGGACTTAGAAGAACGGGGCTTAATCTATCGATTGCATGGCAAAGGCACTTTTGTGTCAAGCATGTACCTTAATCAAACTAATATCGGCGGGATGTATTCTTTCTCAGAGGAAGTCAAACGCGCGGGGCAAAAAGCAACTACCAAAAATTACAGCTTAGAATTGGTAGTACCTAGTAAGCAAATTGCTGAGCAATTGAACTTAAATGAGGGTGAGCAAACCTATAAGTTAGTCCGTATTCGCTTAGCCAATGATGAGCCGCAAATTTTAAGTACAACATATTTACCAGAACCACTTTTTCCAGATCTTAAGCTTAGTGACTTACAGGTTGACCCTCTCTATAGTGTGTTAAAAAACAAGTATCACCAACTTAGTGTGATGGCTTTTGAAGATGTTCAGGCTGTGAGTTTGACTGCTGTTGAATGTAAATTCTTGGCAGAAAAAGTTGGCGCTCCTAGTTTAAAAATTTATCGTAAGACGATTAATGAAAAAAATATTCCTGTTGAATTCACAATCTCGTTAGCTCGCGGGGACAGGTTTATTTATCGTTCAAGACAGTACAATCATTTAATTTGATTTTGGTGAAAGGTAGGAATTAACAATATGTTTTCAAAAACAGATGAGGAATTAGAGCAACTTAGTGCGCGCATTACGACCCGTGAAATAGAGCAACAACCACAATTGTGGCAAGAGACTTGGTCAATTTATCAAGATAAAAAGGCAGAAATTCAAGCTTTTTTGGATAAGATCAATCAAAAATGGGGCAAAGTACGGGTAATCTTTACTGGGGCCGGGACGAGTGCCTATGTTGGCAATACTATCATGCCGTATCTGCAGCGACATGGCGATCGGACTAAGTATAATTTTGAATCAATTGACACTACTAAAATTGTTTCCACACCTAAAGATTATCTTGAAGCAGAAACGCCGACTATTTTGGTTTCCTTTGCACGCAGCGGTGATTCGCCGGAGTCAGTGGCAACAGTTGAATTAGCTAAAAAAATCGTGAAGCACTTATACCAAATTGCCATCACTTGTGCTCCAGAAGGGCAATTAGCTAAAGACTTAAAGGGCGATACAGCAGGGTTAGTTGTATTAACGCCAGCTAAATCCCTAGATCAAGGCTTTGCGATGACTGGTTCATTTTCATGTATGAGCTTAACGGCGCTACTGATTTTTGATACGCTAGATGAGCAGCGTAAAGAAAAGATCATTGGTGAAATTGCTCAAATGGGGAAGAGTGTGATTGCGCGTGAGCCAGAAATTCAATCATTGGTCGATACTGATTTTAACCGGATTACATACATTGGCAGTGGTAGTTTAGGTGGCTTGGCTGAAGAAACGCGGCTAAAGATTTTGGAATTAACTGCTGGTGAGGTAGCAGCCTTATTTGACACATCAATGGGGTTGCGTCATGGTCCTAAGTCGTTTTTAGACGGCAAGACAATTGTTTTTGATTATGTTTCTAATAATTCATATACTAGACAATATGATCTGGATATTTTAACCGAGATTAAAGGCGACGACATTGTGCCGTTGGTTATGGCAGTTGGTCAAGAAAAGGACGGACAAAATTTTGCGGGTAAATCCTTTACTTTTGAAGCTGATGAGTTATTGCCCGATGCTTATCTAGCACTGCCCGATGTCATGTTTGGTCAGACGATTGCGTTATTAACTTCGATTAAAGTTAACAATAAGCCGGACACGCCATCTCCGACGGGGACAGTTAACCGAGTAGTTAAGGGTGTAACTATTCATAAATTTATTGGATAATAATTAATATTTTAATTTGAATGAAGGCCTTGTTTTATAATGAGCCTTCATTTTTTTATTTTAAAAACTTATTATTGACAAAAAGTGGTTGGTACCTTATTATATTACTTGAAAGCGCTTTATAAATATTTTTGTGTATTGATGGTATCGGTTCCAGTTTATGAAACTTAACTATCCATAGGAGGAAGATATATGAATATTGTGGGTGCAAGAATCGATGAACGATTAGTTCATGGTCAAGTTGCCAATCTATGGACACCTAAGCTGCAGGTAGAGCGCATTATTGTGCTCGATGAAGCTGCCGCAAAGGATGATATCCAAAAGAGTGGTTTAAGAATGGCTACGCCAATGACAACTAGACTAAGTGTTTTACCAGTAGATGTTGCCGCAGATCATTTAAAGAAGGATCGTTACGGTAACCAAAGATTGTTTCTAGTTGCTAAGAGACCGGAGAGGTTTTTAGATTTGCT
The sequence above is a segment of the Lactobacillus sp. ESL0677 genome. Coding sequences within it:
- a CDS encoding PTS lactose/cellobiose transporter subunit IIA; protein product: MTSESKITKEEISMTGFAIVAYAGDARTYLMQAMDKASLGKITEAKDLVKKAEESINLAHNEQTKLLSKEADGNDLDVTFIMVHGQDTLMTTMLLKDEMKTIIDLYERVNNLEGKPIE
- a CDS encoding GntR family transcriptional regulator, with the protein product MQKPLYRQVISDLEKRIGQLKPNDKLPSERQLLMQYSVSRNTIRLALQDLEERGLIYRLHGKGTFVSSMYLNQTNIGGMYSFSEEVKRAGQKATTKNYSLELVVPSKQIAEQLNLNEGEQTYKLVRIRLANDEPQILSTTYLPEPLFPDLKLSDLQVDPLYSVLKNKYHQLSVMAFEDVQAVSLTAVECKFLAEKVGAPSLKIYRKTINEKNIPVEFTISLARGDRFIYRSRQYNHLI
- a CDS encoding SIS domain-containing protein, which codes for MFSKTDEELEQLSARITTREIEQQPQLWQETWSIYQDKKAEIQAFLDKINQKWGKVRVIFTGAGTSAYVGNTIMPYLQRHGDRTKYNFESIDTTKIVSTPKDYLEAETPTILVSFARSGDSPESVATVELAKKIVKHLYQIAITCAPEGQLAKDLKGDTAGLVVLTPAKSLDQGFAMTGSFSCMSLTALLIFDTLDEQRKEKIIGEIAQMGKSVIAREPEIQSLVDTDFNRITYIGSGSLGGLAEETRLKILELTAGEVAALFDTSMGLRHGPKSFLDGKTIVFDYVSNNSYTRQYDLDILTEIKGDDIVPLVMAVGQEKDGQNFAGKSFTFEADELLPDAYLALPDVMFGQTIALLTSIKVNNKPDTPSPTGTVNRVVKGVTIHKFIG
- a CDS encoding PTS fructose transporter subunit IIB; protein product: MSRQVKFIAACGAGVNSSHQIKDAVEAEMRKRGYNVKVDAYMIKDVNEDLLSKYDGYLTIAKTDLSFTPKIPLIDAGPILYRIPAMAKPVYDNVEKVVKEIN
- a CDS encoding PTS sugar transporter subunit IIA gives rise to the protein MSINSLFSPESVFVSEKTSSEAIFKEVSNKLFDEKCVKEAFFSEILKREKLYPTGIDTSPISENLPNIAVPHTEGEFVTTRLIVPVALKTPVCFKNMIAPDQDLQVKFLFMILNNDPEGQANILAQIMDFLRLTPVSKLQKLFNFTSTDKIYQFMSENFKK
- a CDS encoding PRD domain-containing protein, whose protein sequence is MFKVVQVLNNNVAVVRDNDDEQEIVMGRGLAFQKKKGDIIADTKVAKVFALQDSHTVSDLTTLLANIPLDFITESYDLIKRAQDKYGFQVETYINVTLTTHLFAAYQRMQRHEETINYLPDLSSNYPLAYQIADDFMTYFQKELGISFPSYEKKSIALHFINAHIDQPEHKSRYPNPNSQVVEIVEKELARNHLVRNSKNDGDFDRLLIHLKYFVVRLHDPQNKELIVSQKMIAEIKAEYSQAWAIVDRITEQIRQKLNVSLSMTEKMYLTIHIERLLQEEKDDIRI
- the lacG gene encoding 6-phospho-beta-galactosidase yields the protein MTEFKFPDNFYFGGATAAYQCEGATNEDGKGEVIWDKYLREQNTINPNPSCDFYHRYSEDLALCNKFKINAIRVSIDWARIFPNGTGQVEPRGVAYYHHVFQECHKNGVEPFVTLHHFDTPQSLQDKGGWLSQEMLDAFLAYAKFCFKEYQNEVNYWITINEPTSMACQQYVSGTFPPAYHDQFSKCFQAEYNQNLVHAKIVNAYKEAGYKGKIGIVHALQTVYPASDSLGDQHAAALKDVLENRFYLDGTLSGKYSEKTLALIKEIITANDQEMIAIKAKDERILQKAARQLDFVGVNYYFSKFMKEYHGETEISHNGTGQKGTDVNRMKGVGEEVHPQDLPATDWDWIIYPQGILDQLKRINDNYPLVHEIYITENGMGYKDKFVSPDKLIDDTPRIKYLHDHLEKIAEAIEAGIPVCGYFVWSLQDMFSWTNGYSKRYGLFYVDFKTQARYPKASAYWYKKLAETRELPKK
- a CDS encoding PTS lactose transporter subunit IIBC gives rise to the protein MNGFTKVMDKMKPSFEKIAANPYVSAIRDGFIAAMPIILFSSLFTLFAYVPNSWGFYWPKEVENAIMLPYNYSMGLLGLFVTATCAKNLTDYKNTGLPKTNQINAMNVILAAEISFIIIAIKVGKTGIDLTFLGTQGLIASYIVGLIIPNIYSVCVKHNITINMPDQVPQNISQTFKDIFPMAFSVGLFWIIQMVLAKAFGANLSECIINLLSPLFRAGDTYGGLALIAGAMAFFWFIGVQGPSIVTPAVAAIEMSNVGLNQQLMHAGVQATHVLVLNTQDYVMNMGGTGSTLIVPFLFLLLAKSEQNKAVGKAAVIPGCFSVNEPILFGAPIIMNPVFFVPFLITPMFNVCLFKFFVSTLHMNSIIATLPWTVPAPIGIIVGTGFAPLSFVYVILALIADVLIWLPFFRFYDNDLYKKEQADAAKLVTATDTPAQAVTENVSLNSETTTETQTASDETLTQDTNIMVICAGGGTSGILAKALNKMAKERNLPLHAAARAYGQHMDIIHDMDLIILAPQMDSMKDNLAQIANNDGSKLVTTTGRQYIELTQNPDQAFQFVMDSLKNDEGDK
- a CDS encoding PTS transporter subunit IIC, whose amino-acid sequence is MNGIINFANSLFKPLIDMGAATIMLIVLTLIAILFKVKFSKALEGGMKLAIAITAIGNIMNMLTTSFQKPMQQFVQHTGIHMDMQDMGWAPLATITWGSPYTLFYLLVLIVLNVVLLVLDKTNTLDVDIFDVWHLAFDGLFCVYVGAPLWLSTLLVLFIGTMKIINSDLMKPTFNDLLDAPEGNPMTTTHMNYMMNPIIMVFNKFFDKCLPWLDKFDFDSTKLNEKIGFWGSRFAIGVYLGVFVSLLAGNNFATEEGWKDMFTLSFVGGSCIELFSVIGSWFIASVEPLSQGIADFATKKFSGRTFNIGLDWPFLAGRSEIWAAANVLAPIMMLEAMILPGNRLMPLGGIIAMGVTPALLVVTRGKIIRMIIIGTIELPIFLWAGTMVGPFVTNMAHSVGAAIPAHTMVSDTTMEGPVEKYLAYLVGNAWKQHGMFIVYALLALAAYLLLFMWYAKEMKKRNAEYAAAAKK
- a CDS encoding PTS sugar transporter subunit IIB → MNIVGARIDERLVHGQVANLWTPKLQVERIIVLDEAAAKDDIQKSGLRMATPMTTRLSVLPVDVAADHLKKDRYGNQRLFLVAKRPERFLDLLNQGIKLDMINVGNMSKRDDTTELTKQVNINEEDAKLFRQIANQGVKLIAQVNPSVDAHDFLKLIDEKMK